The proteins below are encoded in one region of Halorhodospira halochloris:
- a CDS encoding Smr/MutS family protein, which yields MDDSQQAEDPELPDDDEQMDLFRQAVADARPLHSDLADTRKRPPAPRPLQLEADEQQVIDELLNSPTDWAGIEVGDEISYCRPGVQRRVMQRLRRGQFKPKAHLDLHGSTLRNASSELKSFLNSCKQRDISCVRIVHGKGRGSRHGVPVLKAAVDRWLRQRDDILAFSSAPSFDGGTGAVYVLLRKQP from the coding sequence ATGGACGATTCGCAGCAAGCCGAAGACCCCGAGTTGCCAGATGACGACGAACAGATGGACCTGTTCCGGCAGGCAGTCGCTGACGCCCGCCCGCTCCATAGCGATCTAGCAGACACTCGGAAACGCCCTCCGGCCCCGCGCCCATTACAGCTAGAGGCCGACGAACAGCAAGTGATTGATGAGTTACTCAATTCACCTACCGATTGGGCCGGTATTGAGGTCGGCGACGAGATAAGCTATTGCCGCCCCGGAGTTCAACGGCGGGTAATGCAAAGGCTACGCCGCGGCCAGTTCAAGCCGAAGGCACACTTGGACCTGCACGGCAGCACTTTGAGAAATGCCAGCTCAGAACTGAAATCTTTCCTGAACTCCTGCAAACAACGCGACATCAGCTGCGTCAGGATCGTCCACGGTAAAGGCCGCGGCTCTCGCCACGGGGTGCCGGTACTCAAGGCCGCAGTAGATAGGTGGCTGCGTCAACGTGATGATATCCTGGCGTTCTCCTCGGCGCCCTCTTTTGATGGCGGCACAGGTGCAGTATATGTGCTGCTCAGAAAGCAGCCCTAG
- the eno gene encoding phosphopyruvate hydratase yields the protein MANIEKITGREILDSRGNPTVEADAYLDDGSFGRAAVPSGASTGSREAVELRDGEGRYAGKGVGRAADHVTTSINKALRGHDANDQQGLDQLMIELDGTPNKSNLGANAILAASMAVARAAANSRGILLFRHLHEQGVEPKLPAPMMNILNGGEHADNNVDIQEFMIMPLGFERFSEALRCGAEIFHALKKVLGDRGLATSVGDEGGFAPNLDSNQAALEVVMEAIDRAGYRAGDDVVLALDVASSEIYDSGVYRLASEQRDFDAAGFADYLADLVDRFPIVSIEDGMDESDWDGWKLLTERLGNKVQLVGDDLFVTNPKILQKGIDLGIANSILIKLNQIGTVTETLEAIRIADNAGYTSVVSHRSGETEDVTIADLAVATRATQIKTGSLSRSDRVAKYNQLLRIEEELACDACYLGREALKPRG from the coding sequence ATGGCAAATATAGAAAAAATTACCGGCCGCGAGATTCTTGATTCGCGCGGCAATCCGACAGTTGAAGCGGATGCCTATCTTGATGATGGCAGTTTTGGCCGTGCCGCGGTTCCCTCTGGTGCTTCGACCGGTAGCCGTGAGGCGGTGGAGCTGCGTGATGGTGAGGGGCGCTATGCCGGCAAGGGGGTCGGCCGTGCTGCTGATCATGTAACTACCAGCATAAACAAAGCGTTACGGGGTCATGACGCCAATGATCAGCAGGGTCTTGACCAGCTTATGATTGAGCTTGATGGCACCCCTAACAAGAGCAATTTGGGGGCTAACGCCATCCTTGCAGCATCTATGGCAGTTGCCCGAGCTGCTGCAAATAGTCGCGGGATTTTACTGTTTCGCCATCTGCATGAGCAAGGTGTCGAGCCCAAATTACCCGCCCCTATGATGAACATCCTCAACGGCGGTGAGCACGCCGACAATAATGTCGATATCCAAGAATTCATGATCATGCCGCTCGGCTTTGAGCGCTTCAGTGAGGCCCTGCGCTGTGGCGCAGAGATTTTCCATGCCTTGAAGAAGGTTCTCGGTGATCGTGGCCTGGCTACTAGTGTGGGTGATGAAGGCGGCTTTGCCCCCAATCTCGATTCTAATCAGGCGGCGCTAGAAGTGGTAATGGAGGCGATCGACCGAGCTGGGTATCGCGCCGGCGATGATGTGGTGTTGGCGTTAGATGTTGCAAGCTCTGAGATCTATGATAGCGGCGTCTATCGCCTTGCCTCCGAGCAGCGTGATTTCGATGCAGCTGGGTTTGCCGACTATCTGGCTGATTTAGTCGACAGATTCCCCATAGTATCGATCGAGGACGGCATGGATGAGTCTGACTGGGACGGTTGGAAGTTGCTTACTGAGCGTCTCGGCAATAAGGTTCAATTGGTTGGTGACGATCTGTTTGTTACTAATCCAAAGATTCTGCAGAAAGGGATAGATTTAGGTATAGCCAATTCGATCCTCATCAAGCTCAATCAGATTGGCACCGTAACCGAAACCCTTGAAGCGATCCGCATTGCGGATAACGCCGGCTATACCTCTGTTGTTTCTCACCGTTCAGGCGAAACCGAGGATGTTACTATTGCCGATCTGGCGGTAGCTACCCGTGCTACGCAGATTAAAACCGGTTCATTGAGCCGCTCCGACAGGGTGGCAAAGTACAATCAATTGCTGCGCATAGAGGAAGAGCTTGCGTGCGATGCCTGCTACCTTGGTCGTGAGGCGTTAAAGCCGCGCGGCTAA
- the ftsB gene encoding cell division protein FtsB encodes MRWVIGALALLLALLQFQLWFGPGSVPTLIELHSSLDEQRQANERAQARNDALAAEVEDLKEGLDALEERARYQLGMIREDETFYQVIEED; translated from the coding sequence TTGCGCTGGGTTATAGGCGCTCTGGCGTTGTTGTTAGCATTGCTGCAATTTCAGCTATGGTTCGGTCCGGGGAGCGTGCCAACCCTAATCGAATTGCATAGTAGCCTGGATGAGCAACGTCAGGCAAATGAGCGAGCTCAGGCACGCAACGACGCCTTGGCCGCGGAGGTAGAAGATCTGAAAGAGGGTCTTGATGCCTTGGAGGAGCGCGCCCGTTACCAGCTTGGCATGATCCGTGAGGATGAAACTTTTTATCAGGTGATCGAGGAAGATTGA
- a CDS encoding protein-L-isoaspartate(D-aspartate) O-methyltransferase, with product MIGRARGGSEGVGMTSRRTRERLVEAIAAQGVNDARVLDALREVPRHLFIDEALQSRAYDNTPLPIGHGQTISQPWVVARMSELLLEPGVPERVLEIGTGSGYQAAILAHLVPQVYTVERIGALVPQARQRLRQARLYNVHIRHGDGYQGWPEYSPYDGIILTAAPHSIPEPLLDQLAVGGRMVAPIGGAGYQELLVIDKTAEGIEQHRAAGVTFVPMVHGRG from the coding sequence ATGATCGGACGCGCTCGGGGTGGTTCAGAGGGTGTTGGCATGACCTCACGGCGGACCCGTGAGCGTTTGGTTGAGGCTATTGCTGCGCAAGGGGTCAATGATGCGCGTGTACTTGATGCGCTACGCGAGGTGCCGCGCCATCTTTTCATCGATGAGGCGTTGCAGAGTAGGGCGTACGATAACACCCCTTTGCCGATAGGGCATGGCCAGACCATATCGCAGCCCTGGGTGGTGGCGCGCATGAGCGAGTTGCTGCTCGAGCCAGGAGTGCCAGAAAGGGTGCTTGAGATCGGTACTGGGTCAGGTTATCAAGCTGCGATACTCGCCCATTTGGTGCCGCAAGTCTATACCGTAGAGCGTATTGGAGCCCTGGTTCCGCAGGCGCGCCAGCGTTTACGCCAGGCCCGTCTGTACAATGTGCATATACGCCATGGCGATGGCTATCAGGGCTGGCCAGAATACTCCCCCTACGACGGCATCATCTTAACTGCCGCACCCCATTCTATCCCTGAGCCGTTACTCGATCAGTTAGCTGTAGGTGGGCGAATGGTTGCACCTATTGGCGGCGCTGGTTACCAGGAGTTGTTGGTTATCGATAAGACCGCCGAGGGGATAGAACAACACCGTGCTGCCGGGGTGACCTTTGTGCCGATGGTGCATGGGCGCGGGTAG
- the kdsA gene encoding 3-deoxy-8-phosphooctulonate synthase, which translates to MELCGRRVGLNYPFFLIAGPCVVESEEMALESAGILREIADELGILLVYKSSFDKANRSSLNSYRGPGIEAGLRVLERVRKEIGVAVITDVHEDTPLAEVASVVDVLQTPAFLCRQTNFIQSVASCGLPVNIKKGQFLAPWDMSNVVEKARATGNQQIMVCERGVSFGYNNLVSDMRSLAVMRASQAPVVFDATHSVQLPGGQGNASGGQREFVPVLARAAVAAGVAGLFMETHPDPDKALSDGPNAWPLEGMAKLLQALVELDQTVKAQGFIEQQESY; encoded by the coding sequence ATGGAACTTTGTGGCCGTAGGGTAGGCTTAAATTACCCGTTTTTTCTTATAGCCGGGCCATGTGTGGTTGAGTCTGAAGAGATGGCCCTGGAGAGCGCCGGCATTTTGCGCGAGATTGCTGATGAACTGGGCATTCTGCTGGTGTATAAATCTTCGTTCGATAAGGCAAATCGTTCCTCACTAAACAGCTATCGGGGGCCGGGGATAGAGGCCGGACTCAGGGTACTGGAGAGGGTGCGCAAGGAGATCGGCGTTGCGGTAATTACAGATGTCCACGAGGATACACCCTTGGCAGAAGTGGCCAGCGTGGTAGATGTACTGCAAACCCCTGCTTTTCTCTGCCGGCAGACCAACTTTATTCAATCAGTCGCCTCTTGTGGTTTGCCGGTAAACATTAAGAAAGGCCAGTTTCTAGCCCCTTGGGATATGAGCAACGTGGTTGAAAAAGCGCGGGCGACTGGCAATCAACAGATTATGGTCTGCGAGCGCGGCGTCTCTTTCGGTTACAATAATCTCGTCTCTGACATGCGCTCCTTGGCTGTGATGAGGGCTAGTCAGGCACCGGTGGTCTTTGATGCCACTCACTCTGTGCAGTTGCCGGGGGGGCAGGGCAATGCCTCGGGTGGGCAGCGCGAGTTTGTCCCGGTTCTAGCTCGCGCAGCGGTAGCTGCAGGAGTTGCTGGGCTGTTTATGGAGACTCATCCGGATCCCGATAAGGCGCTTTCCGATGGGCCCAATGCTTGGCCATTGGAGGGAATGGCGAAGCTACTACAAGCATTAGTCGAACTCGACCAAACAGTGAAAGCACAAGGCTTCATCGAACAACAGGAGAGCTACTGA
- the truD gene encoding tRNA pseudouridine(13) synthase TruD: MIPAYPPLPGTATARTYPEDFIVTEVLGFTPSGDGEHHLLQLRKRGWTTEAVAGLLARHFGLARSAVSYAGRKDRHAETTQWFSLHAPGDKRSVEPGQIAEGVEVIAATRNDRKLRIGSLRANKFVITLRSVEAPRGEIDKRLVTLAHHGMPNYFGEQRFGRDGDNFEQACAWLLGEKRVRNRSMRSTLLSAARAELFNRVLAERVGEGSWDRVLSGERAMLDASHSHFAVVEADKYLASRARHGLVHPTGPLPGQHRDAPEGVVGQLEERVLAPAAELIAALERQGLKAQRRALRVMPRNLRWQWRTPDRLEVSFQLPAGSYASILVREIVRTRT; encoded by the coding sequence GTGATACCGGCGTATCCTCCTCTGCCTGGTACGGCAACAGCCCGCACCTATCCGGAAGATTTCATCGTCACCGAGGTCCTGGGGTTCACCCCCTCAGGCGACGGCGAGCATCACCTGCTGCAGCTGCGCAAGCGTGGCTGGACCACAGAGGCGGTTGCTGGCTTGCTGGCTAGGCATTTTGGCCTCGCGCGTTCTGCTGTCTCCTACGCTGGCCGCAAGGATCGCCATGCCGAGACTACGCAATGGTTTAGCCTTCATGCCCCGGGGGATAAGCGGTCAGTCGAGCCGGGCCAGATCGCCGAGGGGGTGGAGGTCATCGCTGCTACTCGTAATGATCGAAAATTACGGATAGGCTCATTGCGAGCCAACAAATTTGTCATCACTTTGCGCAGTGTGGAAGCCCCTCGCGGTGAAATTGACAAGCGTCTGGTGACCTTGGCCCACCATGGTATGCCTAACTACTTTGGCGAGCAGCGTTTTGGCCGCGATGGCGATAATTTTGAGCAGGCCTGTGCTTGGTTGTTGGGCGAGAAGAGGGTACGTAACAGGTCAATGCGCAGTACTCTGCTCTCTGCGGCACGAGCTGAATTGTTCAATAGGGTCTTGGCCGAACGGGTCGGGGAGGGCAGCTGGGATAGGGTGTTGTCTGGTGAGCGGGCGATGCTTGACGCTAGCCATAGCCATTTTGCTGTCGTTGAAGCGGATAAATACCTTGCCAGTCGGGCGCGGCACGGGTTGGTGCATCCCACCGGGCCCCTGCCAGGACAGCACAGAGATGCCCCTGAGGGTGTTGTGGGGCAGTTGGAGGAACGAGTGCTAGCGCCAGCAGCGGAGCTCATAGCGGCCCTGGAGCGCCAAGGGCTAAAGGCGCAACGTCGCGCCTTAAGGGTAATGCCGCGCAATTTGAGGTGGCAATGGCGAACTCCAGACAGGCTAGAGGTATCTTTCCAGTTGCCTGCCGGATCTTATGCTAGCATTTTGGTCCGAGAAATTGTCCGCACCCGGACCTGA
- the ispD gene encoding 2-C-methyl-D-erythritol 4-phosphate cytidylyltransferase, translating to MRLWAVIPAAGVGRRMGGGQPKQYRELLGRPVIEWVIERLLGHSRVAGAVVAVAAHDPYWDRLDFATTKPVKRVDGGAERQDSVLAALDHVVELGGDDDWALVHDAVRPCLSEEELDRLISLGTSNDHGALLAKPVADTLKRSEGSQVAATVPRDSLWQAQTPQLFPVVLLREGLGDARSAGVRVTDEAQAVERLGGKPLLVPGDPANLKITQPEDFDLAAAILKSRRDSHGEEL from the coding sequence TTGAGATTGTGGGCGGTTATTCCGGCAGCCGGTGTGGGGCGGCGTATGGGCGGCGGTCAACCTAAGCAGTATCGAGAACTGCTAGGTAGGCCTGTGATTGAGTGGGTTATCGAACGGCTATTAGGCCACAGCAGGGTTGCGGGAGCGGTGGTTGCTGTAGCTGCGCACGACCCTTATTGGGATAGGCTTGATTTCGCCACTACAAAGCCCGTAAAGCGCGTTGACGGGGGAGCAGAAAGGCAGGATTCAGTACTGGCTGCCCTAGATCATGTGGTCGAGCTAGGTGGAGATGATGACTGGGCGCTGGTGCATGATGCAGTCAGGCCGTGTCTGAGTGAAGAAGAGCTCGACCGGCTGATCAGCTTGGGCACCAGTAATGACCATGGCGCTCTGTTAGCCAAACCGGTGGCAGATACACTCAAGCGCAGTGAAGGGTCGCAGGTTGCGGCGACTGTACCGCGAGACTCCCTATGGCAGGCCCAGACTCCGCAGCTGTTCCCTGTGGTTTTGCTGCGTGAGGGCCTTGGTGATGCCCGTAGTGCTGGTGTACGCGTCACTGATGAAGCGCAGGCAGTTGAACGCCTGGGAGGTAAGCCTCTGTTGGTTCCTGGGGATCCTGCCAACCTCAAGATAACCCAACCGGAGGATTTCGATCTCGCTGCAGCGATACTTAAATCGCGGCGCGATTCCCACGGGGAAGAATTATAG
- a CDS encoding glutamate synthase subunit beta — translation MGKQTGFLEYERQEYGYQPACERIYHYGEFLIPLSREQVGEQGARCMDCGIPFCHQGCPVDNLIPHWNDMVYRGEWEQAITELHSTNNFPEFTGRICPAPCEASCTLNLDDNPVAIKTIECSIVDQAWQNGLIRPQVARRRTGKRVAIVGSGPAGLACAQQLARVGHNVDVYEKADAIGGLLRYGIPDFKLEKKHIDRRIAQMRTEGVHFHTLTNVGVDIPVSQLRKQFDSVVLAGGSEEPRDLPVPGRELNGIHFAMEFLTANSKRVQGVYVPDDQFIDAHDKHVVVIGGGDTGSDCVGTSNRHGARSVTQVEILNKPPEKEDKELTWPYWPHKLNTSSSHQEGCERMWNFLTKEFVGDESGNVRAIRYAKVEWHKDEQGNWQMSEVPGTEAEMPADLVFLAMGFVHPVRAGMLAELEEKAGLQFDERGNVSGATEGEEAYKTNVEGVFAAGDMRRGQSLVVWAIREGRQCAHAVDKWLQGKTNLPR, via the coding sequence ATGGGTAAGCAAACTGGATTCCTGGAATACGAGCGCCAAGAGTACGGCTATCAACCTGCCTGCGAGCGCATCTACCACTACGGGGAGTTCCTCATACCCTTGAGCAGGGAGCAGGTAGGTGAGCAGGGGGCGAGATGCATGGACTGTGGCATCCCCTTCTGCCACCAAGGCTGCCCGGTGGATAACCTTATTCCACACTGGAACGACATGGTCTACCGCGGGGAGTGGGAACAAGCCATTACCGAACTCCACTCGACCAACAACTTCCCCGAGTTCACCGGACGGATTTGCCCGGCACCGTGCGAGGCATCTTGCACCCTAAACCTCGACGACAACCCGGTAGCTATAAAGACTATCGAGTGCAGCATAGTCGATCAGGCTTGGCAGAACGGCCTCATTAGGCCCCAGGTAGCCCGCCGCAGGACCGGCAAACGGGTCGCTATAGTCGGTTCCGGCCCTGCCGGTTTGGCGTGTGCTCAGCAGCTGGCTAGGGTCGGCCACAATGTCGATGTCTACGAGAAAGCCGATGCCATCGGGGGCCTATTACGCTACGGCATTCCCGATTTCAAGCTCGAAAAGAAGCATATCGATCGGCGTATCGCACAGATGCGCACTGAGGGAGTGCACTTCCACACCTTGACCAACGTCGGGGTCGACATACCGGTCTCGCAACTGCGTAAACAGTTTGATTCTGTGGTCCTCGCCGGTGGCAGCGAAGAACCGCGAGATCTACCAGTCCCCGGTCGCGAGCTCAACGGCATCCACTTTGCCATGGAGTTTTTGACCGCCAATAGCAAACGGGTACAGGGGGTCTACGTCCCGGATGACCAATTCATCGATGCTCATGATAAGCATGTAGTCGTCATCGGCGGTGGTGATACCGGATCAGACTGTGTCGGCACCTCTAATCGGCACGGCGCCCGCTCAGTCACCCAAGTTGAGATCCTCAATAAGCCTCCGGAAAAAGAGGACAAGGAGCTTACTTGGCCATACTGGCCGCATAAGCTCAACACCTCGTCATCACACCAGGAAGGATGTGAGCGGATGTGGAACTTCCTGACCAAGGAGTTTGTTGGTGACGAGAGTGGTAATGTGCGGGCCATCCGCTATGCCAAGGTTGAGTGGCACAAGGATGAACAAGGCAACTGGCAAATGAGCGAAGTACCAGGAACTGAAGCCGAGATGCCGGCTGATCTTGTCTTCCTCGCTATGGGCTTTGTCCACCCCGTGCGAGCCGGCATGCTTGCCGAATTGGAGGAGAAGGCAGGTCTGCAGTTTGATGAGCGTGGCAACGTCAGTGGCGCGACTGAAGGCGAGGAGGCTTACAAGACCAATGTTGAAGGGGTCTTCGCCGCCGGCGATATGCGTCGCGGCCAATCGCTAGTCGTCTGGGCTATCCGCGAAGGTCGCCAATGCGCCCACGCCGTCGATAAGTGGTTGCAAGGGAAGACTAACCTGCCGCGTTAA
- the surE gene encoding 5'/3'-nucleotidase SurE produces the protein MYILISNDDGYQAEGILALAARLGSVARVTVIAPERDRSGASNSLTLEDPIRVSQVEADRYRVQGTPTDCVHVALTGFLEQDPDMVFSGINAGANLGDDVLYSGTVAAAMEGRYLGLPAVAISLAGGPRPIYFDSAARVALKLLEQIQDDPLPVDTILNVNVPDLPWDEIQGLHATRLGSRHRAEAVIKEHDPRGRPIYWIGPPGSEQDSGPGTDFYAVRNGYVSVTPIQVDLTRYSALEQVSGWLAGIKV, from the coding sequence ATGTATATATTGATAAGCAATGATGACGGTTATCAGGCTGAGGGCATACTTGCGCTTGCTGCTCGGCTTGGCAGCGTGGCGCGGGTTACTGTAATTGCCCCTGAACGGGATCGCAGTGGAGCCAGTAACTCTTTAACCCTGGAGGATCCGATTCGGGTCAGCCAGGTTGAGGCAGATCGCTATCGGGTACAGGGAACGCCGACAGATTGTGTCCACGTAGCACTGACGGGGTTCTTGGAGCAGGATCCGGATATGGTCTTTTCGGGCATCAACGCTGGGGCCAACCTTGGCGATGATGTGCTCTATAGTGGCACAGTCGCCGCTGCCATGGAGGGCCGTTATCTTGGCCTGCCGGCTGTGGCGATCTCGCTTGCCGGAGGCCCGCGGCCTATCTATTTTGATTCTGCAGCGCGAGTAGCGCTAAAGTTACTTGAGCAGATTCAGGATGATCCATTGCCGGTTGATACTATCCTCAATGTCAATGTGCCTGACCTGCCCTGGGATGAGATTCAGGGACTGCACGCTACTCGTCTCGGCTCCCGTCACCGGGCCGAGGCGGTTATCAAAGAGCATGATCCGCGCGGTAGGCCGATATACTGGATAGGACCGCCCGGCTCAGAGCAGGATTCCGGTCCCGGGACAGACTTTTACGCTGTGCGTAACGGCTATGTATCGGTAACCCCGATACAAGTAGATCTCACCCGTTACTCGGCCCTGGAGCAGGTCAGCGGATGGCTAGCGGGGATAAAAGTATGA
- the ispF gene encoding 2-C-methyl-D-erythritol 2,4-cyclodiphosphate synthase, whose amino-acid sequence MIDMRIGQGFDVHSFSAAGEGFTLGGVWIPYERSLEAHSDGDVLLHAVTDALLGAVGLGDIGHHFPDDDPRWKGADSSELLASTVMTAREAGWQPVNVDATVIAQAPKLACYISEMRQRTAKTLELPAEVVNIKATTSERLGFTGRGEGIAALAVILMEPAIKAQR is encoded by the coding sequence ATTATAGATATGCGAATTGGTCAAGGATTTGATGTCCACAGCTTTAGCGCCGCTGGCGAGGGGTTTACCCTGGGTGGGGTATGGATCCCCTATGAGCGCTCTCTAGAGGCCCACTCCGATGGTGATGTTCTGCTGCATGCGGTTACCGATGCCCTCTTGGGTGCGGTGGGCTTAGGTGATATAGGGCATCACTTTCCTGATGATGATCCGCGCTGGAAGGGTGCCGATAGCAGTGAGCTACTAGCCAGTACCGTGATGACAGCGCGGGAAGCCGGTTGGCAGCCGGTCAATGTTGATGCAACTGTTATCGCCCAAGCACCAAAATTGGCCTGCTACATTAGCGAGATGCGCCAGAGGACTGCTAAAACCCTGGAGTTACCTGCCGAGGTGGTCAATATCAAGGCAACTACCAGTGAGAGGCTGGGTTTTACCGGTCGCGGTGAGGGTATAGCCGCTCTGGCTGTGATCCTGATGGAGCCAGCTATCAAGGCTCAGCGGTGA
- a CDS encoding CTP synthase, with translation MTRYIFITGGVVSSLGKGISAASLAAVLQSRGLSVTLIKLDPYINVDPGTMSPFQHGEVFVTDDGAETDLDLGHYERFVRTPVTRNNNYTTGRIYESVIRKERRGDYLGGTVQVIPHVTDEIKNSIQIGADDFDVALVEIGGTVGDIESLPFLEAIRQMGSELGRERCLFIHLTLVPFIGTAGEMKTKPTQHSVKELRSIGIQPDILVCRANRPIPEEERRKIALFTNVEPRAVITAQDVDNIYRIPELLHQQGLDHIVAERWGLTLPPASLADWQHVVDTMANPEGEVNIAMVGKYVDLTDAYMSLNEALRHAGVQTRQRINIRYVDSDGLEREGQAALEGADAVLVPGGFGERGIEGKILAARYARENNVPYLGICLGMQVAVVEFARNVARLEGAHSTEFIRHPHHPVIGLITEWMTEEGDVEVRDEDADRGGTMRLGGQPCRLAGDTLINQIYGKDVVVERHRHRYEFNNHYRDQLSQAGMTFSGWSQDGRLAEVVEIPDHPWFIGCQFHPEFTSTPRDGHPLFSSFVRAAVNHRDGS, from the coding sequence ATGACGCGTTATATTTTCATTACAGGCGGCGTAGTTTCCTCTCTTGGCAAAGGCATCTCGGCTGCGTCTTTGGCGGCCGTGCTGCAATCGCGAGGGCTCTCGGTAACGCTTATCAAGCTCGATCCCTATATCAATGTCGATCCGGGGACGATGAGCCCATTTCAGCACGGCGAGGTGTTCGTTACTGATGATGGGGCTGAGACTGATCTTGATTTAGGTCATTACGAGCGTTTCGTTCGTACTCCCGTTACCCGTAACAACAACTATACGACCGGGCGGATCTACGAGAGCGTTATCCGTAAGGAGCGTCGCGGTGACTACCTGGGTGGAACGGTTCAGGTTATCCCCCACGTTACTGATGAGATCAAGAACAGTATCCAGATAGGTGCTGATGATTTCGATGTGGCGCTGGTCGAGATCGGTGGCACTGTCGGCGACATCGAGTCACTGCCTTTCCTCGAAGCTATTCGTCAGATGGGCAGTGAACTAGGTAGAGAGCGATGCCTGTTTATACATCTTACTCTGGTGCCCTTTATAGGCACGGCCGGAGAGATGAAGACTAAGCCCACTCAACACTCAGTCAAAGAGCTGCGCTCCATCGGCATCCAGCCGGATATCCTAGTCTGTCGTGCCAACCGGCCGATCCCCGAGGAGGAGCGGCGCAAGATTGCGCTGTTTACCAATGTCGAGCCGCGCGCAGTCATCACGGCGCAGGATGTCGACAACATCTACCGCATACCTGAGTTGCTTCACCAGCAGGGATTAGATCACATCGTCGCTGAGCGCTGGGGGCTTACGCTTCCGCCAGCCTCCCTGGCCGACTGGCAGCATGTCGTCGATACCATGGCCAACCCCGAGGGCGAGGTCAATATAGCCATGGTCGGCAAGTATGTTGATCTCACCGACGCGTACATGTCGTTAAACGAGGCACTGCGCCACGCTGGGGTGCAGACTAGACAGCGGATAAATATCCGCTATGTCGATTCAGACGGCTTGGAGCGTGAGGGTCAAGCAGCACTTGAGGGCGCAGATGCGGTCCTGGTGCCAGGGGGATTTGGTGAGCGGGGCATAGAAGGCAAGATACTAGCGGCTCGCTATGCTCGCGAGAATAACGTGCCCTATTTGGGTATTTGCTTGGGCATGCAGGTCGCAGTTGTCGAATTTGCCCGCAATGTGGCCCGTTTGGAAGGTGCTCACAGTACAGAGTTTATCCGTCACCCGCATCATCCCGTTATTGGTTTGATTACCGAATGGATGACTGAGGAGGGTGATGTCGAGGTCCGTGATGAGGACGCCGATCGTGGTGGTACCATGCGCTTGGGGGGACAGCCATGCAGATTGGCTGGCGACACTCTGATTAACCAAATATATGGCAAAGATGTGGTCGTCGAACGGCATAGGCATCGCTACGAGTTCAACAACCACTATCGAGATCAGCTCTCTCAAGCCGGCATGACATTCTCAGGTTGGTCGCAGGACGGGAGGCTAGCCGAGGTCGTTGAGATCCCCGACCACCCCTGGTTCATCGGCTGCCAGTTTCATCCTGAGTTCACTTCGACACCGCGCGATGGGCATCCGCTCTTCTCCAGTTTTGTCCGCGCGGCGGTTAATCATCGAGACGGCTCTTAG